In one window of Synchiropus splendidus isolate RoL2022-P1 chromosome 15, RoL_Sspl_1.0, whole genome shotgun sequence DNA:
- the prelid3a gene encoding PRELI domain containing protein 3A encodes MTLSVSLIRLKMRIWSSEHVFSYPWETVIKAAMRKYPNPMNPNVVGVDVLDRSLDSEGRLHSHRLLSTEWGLPGIVRAILGTNHTQTYVKEHSIVDPDEKKMELCSTNITLTNLISVDERLLYRPHPDNPDMTVLTQEAIITVKGVSLSSYLEGMMARRMTANARKGWDAIEWIIKNSERENVPLCDVY; translated from the exons ATGACCCTGAGCGTTTCACTGATTCGCTTGAAAATGAGGATTTGGAGCAGTGAGCATGTTTTCAG TTATCCATGGGAGACTGTGATCAAGGCAGCAATGAGGAAGTACCCGAACCCCATGAACCCCAATGTTGTCGGGGTGGACGTGCTGGACCGCAGCCTGGACTCTGAGGGACGCCTCCACAGCCACAGACTCCTGAGCACAGAGTGGGGTCTGCCAGGGATCGTAAGAGCG ATATTGGGGACGAACCACACGCAGACGTACGTGAAGGAGCACTCCATCGTGGACCCTGATGAGAAGAAGATGGAGCTGTGCTCGACAAAC aTCACGCTCACCAACTTGATCTCTGTGGACGAGAGGCTCCTGTACAGACCTCACCCGGACAACCCCGACAT GACGGTCCTGACCCAGGAGGCCATCATCACGGTCAAAGGAGTCAGTCTCAGCAGCTACTTGGAGGGGATGATGGCCAGGAGGATGACGGCCAACGCCAGGAAG GGCTGGGACGCGATTGAGTGGATCATTAAAAACTCCGAGCGAGAGAATGTGCCTCTGTGTGACGTTTACTGA
- the LOC128746492 gene encoding kelch-like protein 38, whose amino-acid sequence MEVFHYKDKEQSSNLLLQLNRLRQQNILTDVLLCSDSVEIPCHRNVLVSSSPYFSAMFCGDFVEKQQSKVDLKGMSSSVLSSIIDFVYTGLISISMEVVLPLMQAASMLQYVGIFEACSSFLQQQLSPDNCLSMIRLSEIMSCSSLGQKAKEMAMKSFSDVSSSEDLCELSLPELLGYLEDDGLHAEEEQVFETLLAWIHHDPLSRRGAISDLFKRVRLRYLHPTYLFQFIARDPLIQSSTLCTELIESVRRLMFSISTKCFGNTAAGFKPLWVAPRRYTYHDLLVVVGGRKNNQQTSREALVFDETSQKWRCLAKLPIRLYKASHVALHSVVYVIGGLTTNGQRGQVSTLVYTLSLKTNQWRTAEPLLSPRFAHQSVSYLHFIFVLGGLGADRRLTDTVERYNSMFNQWESMAPMPKAVLHPAVAATNQRIYVFGGEDVMQNPVRIIQVYHIARNIWSKMENRTVKNVSAPAVVMDDKIYIIGGYTRRTMAYDTKANRFLSCAHLKERRMHHSATVLNNKLYVTGGRHINSGDVIEDSDGVECYDPSTDTWTSAGTLPHKLFDHGSLTLASVSHTWARA is encoded by the exons ATGGAGGTTTTCCACTACAAGGACAAGGAACAGTCGTCCAacctgctcctgcagctcaACAGGCTGCGGCAGCAGAACATCCTCACCGATGTTCTCCTCTGCTCGGACAGCGTGGAGATCCCCTGCCACCGTAATGTCCTAGTCTCCAGCAGCCCGTACTTCAGTGCCATGTTCTGCGGGGActttgtggagaagcagcagtccAAGGTGGACCTGAAGGGGATGAGCTCTTCCGTCCTGAGCAGCATCATCGACTTTGTCTACACTGGCCTCATCAGCATCAGCATGGAGGTGGTCCTGCCCCTGATGCAGGCGGCGTCCATGCTGCAGTACGTGGGGATCTTCGAGGCTTGTTCCAgcttcctccagcagcagctgagcccgGACAACTGCTTGAGCATGATCAGACTCTCTGAGATCATGAGCTGCAGCAGTCTGGGCCAAAAGGCGAAGGAGATGGCCATGAAGAGCTTCTCGGACGTGTCGTCCTCCGAGGACCTCTGCGAATTGTCCCTGCCGGAGCTCCTGGGCTACCTGGAGGATGACGGTCTGCACGCCGAGGAAGAGCAGGTCTTTGAGACGCTCCTGGCCTGGATCCACCATGACCCTCTGTCCAGACGCGGGGCCATCAGCGACCTCTTCAAGAGGGTTCGACTTCGCTACCTCCACCCGACGTATCTATTCCAGTTCATAGCTCGAGACCCTCTGATCCAGTCGTCCACCCTCTGCACCGAACTCATCGAATCCGTGCGTCGCCTGATGTTCTCCATCAGCACCAAATGCTTCGGCAACACGGCGGCCGGCTTCAAACCGCTGTGGGTCGCCCCGAGAAGATACACCTACCATGACCTGCTAGTGGTGGTCGGCGGCAGGAAGAACAACCAGCAGACGTCCAGAGAAGCGTTGGTCTTTGACGAGACCAGTCAGAAGTGGAGGTGCCTGGCCAAGCTGCCCATCCGCCTCTACAAGGCCTCCCACGTGGCGCTGCACAGTGTGGTCTATGTGATCGGAGGCCTCACCACAAACGGGCAGCGCGGTCAGGTCAGCACGCTGGTCTACACCCTCTCCCTGAAGACCAACCAGTGGCGCACCGCTGAGCCCTTGCTGAGTCCACGCTTCGCCCACCAAAGTGTCTCGTACCTCCACTTCATCTTCGTCTTGGGCGGCCTGGGCGCTGACCGGCGGCTCACAGATACAGTCGAGAG GTACAACAGCATGTTCAACCAGTGGGAGTCAATGGCACCCATGCCCAAGGCGGTTCTTCATCCAGCTGTGGCGGCAACGAACCAACGGATCTACGTGTTTGGAGGTGAAGATGTGATGCAGAATCCAGTTCGAATCATCCAG GTCTACCACATCGCCCGGAACATCTGGTCCAAGATGGAGAACAGAACGGTGAAGAACGTTTCAGCTCCTGCAGTCGTCATGGATGACAAGATTTACATTATTGGAG GCTACACCAGGAGAACCATGGCCTATGACACCAAGGCCAACCGCTTCCTCAGCTGCGCCCACCTGAAGGAGCGGCGGATGCACCACTCCGCCACCGTGCTCAACAACAAACTGTACGTCACCGGAGGTCGCCACATCAACAGTGGCGATGTCATCGAGGACTCGGATGGCGTGGAGTGCTACGATCCCTCGACCGACACGTGGACGTCGGCCGGGACCCTGCCACACAAACTGTTCGACCACGGCTCTCTGACGCTGGCGTCGGTGTCGCACACCTGGGCCAGGGCTTGA
- the fbxo32 gene encoding F-box only protein 32 isoform X2 — translation MPFLGQDWRSPGQSWVKTEEGWKKTSTDEANNNNTESFHKQEECFNKENLLLSLSYDLSAKKRKKDLMNNNAKVPYFHREKWIYVHKGSTKERHGYCTLGEAFNRLDFCSAINDTRRFNYIVRLLELIAKSQLPSLSGVAQKNFMNILERVVQKVLDDQQNVRPIKELLQTLYMSLCVLVQDMGKSVLVGNINIWVHRMENILQWQQQLDNIQINRPPAAGMTLTDLPATVQMCIMERLSDGRDLVSLGEGCPEMGALTEDRLLWKKLCQYHFTDRQIRKRLMVSEKGHLEWKKMYFKLSRCYPLREQYSDTLHFCTHCHILFWKDTNHPCTANNPDSCTVALSPQDFIDLFHF, via the exons ATGCCTTTCCTCGGACAGGACTGGAGGTCGCCGGGACAGAGCTGGGTGAAAACCGAGGAAGGATGGAAAAAGACTTCGACGGACGAGgcgaacaacaacaacacggaGAG CTTCCATAAACAAGAGGAGTGTTTCAACAAGGAGAACTTGCTGCTCTCTCTCAGCTATGACCTGTCTgccaagaagaggaagaaagaccTGATGAACAACAACGCCAAGGTCCCAT ACTTTCACAGAGAGAAGTGGATCTATGTTCACAAAGGCAGCACCAAAGAG CGCCACGGATACTGCACGCTGGGCGAAGCCTTCAACCGCTTGGATTTCTGCAGCGCCATCAACGACACCAGAAGATTCAATTACATCGTCAGA ctcCTGGAGCTCATCGCCAAGTCCCAGCTGCCCTCCCTGAGTGGAGTGGCTCAGAAGAACTTCATGAACATTCTGGAGAGAGTCGTTCAGAAGG TGCTGGACGACCAGCAGAACGTGCGTCCCATCaaggagctgctgcagacgcTGTACATGTCGCTGTGCGTGCTGGTGCAGGACATGGGCAAGTCGGTGCTGGTGGGCAACATCAACATCTGGGTGCACCGCATGGAGAACATCctgcagtggcagcagcagctggacaaCATCCAGATCAACAGG CCGCCGGCCGCCGGGATGACTCTGACCGACTTGCCGGCCACCGTGCAGATGTGCATCATGGAGCGTCTGTCGGACGGCCGGGACCTGGTCAGCTTGGGCGAGGGGTGTCCGGAAATGGGGGCGCTGACTGAGGACCGGCTGCTGTGGAAGAAGCTCTGCCAGTACCatttcacagacagacag ATTCGAAAGCGCCTGATGGTGTCTGAAAAAGGTCACCTGGAGTGGAAGAAGATGTACTTCAAGCTGAGCCGCTGCTACCCTCTGAGAGAGCAGTACAGCGACACCCTGCACTTCTGCACTCACTGCCACATCCTCTTCTGGAAG GACACGAACCATCCCTGCACCGCCAACAACCCCGACAGCTGCACGGTCGCCCTCTCGCCACAAGACTTCATCGACCTTTTCCACTTCTGA
- the fbxo32 gene encoding F-box only protein 32 isoform X1, whose translation MPLRPVALFIPALLNHGLLIDRAESGLTPNSSSATKGSTVEPASATAGRNSHSLFRFHKQEECFNKENLLLSLSYDLSAKKRKKDLMNNNAKVPYFHREKWIYVHKGSTKERHGYCTLGEAFNRLDFCSAINDTRRFNYIVRLLELIAKSQLPSLSGVAQKNFMNILERVVQKVLDDQQNVRPIKELLQTLYMSLCVLVQDMGKSVLVGNINIWVHRMENILQWQQQLDNIQINRPPAAGMTLTDLPATVQMCIMERLSDGRDLVSLGEGCPEMGALTEDRLLWKKLCQYHFTDRQIRKRLMVSEKGHLEWKKMYFKLSRCYPLREQYSDTLHFCTHCHILFWKDTNHPCTANNPDSCTVALSPQDFIDLFHF comes from the exons ATGCCATTAAGGCCAGTGGCTTTGTTTATTCCCGCACTTCTTAATCATGGGCTATTAATAGACCGAGCAGAGAGTGGATTAACTCCCAACAGCTCCTCTGCCACGAAGGGCTCCACGGTGGAACCAGCGTCCGCAACAGCTGGGAGAAACAGCCACTCTTTGTTTCG CTTCCATAAACAAGAGGAGTGTTTCAACAAGGAGAACTTGCTGCTCTCTCTCAGCTATGACCTGTCTgccaagaagaggaagaaagaccTGATGAACAACAACGCCAAGGTCCCAT ACTTTCACAGAGAGAAGTGGATCTATGTTCACAAAGGCAGCACCAAAGAG CGCCACGGATACTGCACGCTGGGCGAAGCCTTCAACCGCTTGGATTTCTGCAGCGCCATCAACGACACCAGAAGATTCAATTACATCGTCAGA ctcCTGGAGCTCATCGCCAAGTCCCAGCTGCCCTCCCTGAGTGGAGTGGCTCAGAAGAACTTCATGAACATTCTGGAGAGAGTCGTTCAGAAGG TGCTGGACGACCAGCAGAACGTGCGTCCCATCaaggagctgctgcagacgcTGTACATGTCGCTGTGCGTGCTGGTGCAGGACATGGGCAAGTCGGTGCTGGTGGGCAACATCAACATCTGGGTGCACCGCATGGAGAACATCctgcagtggcagcagcagctggacaaCATCCAGATCAACAGG CCGCCGGCCGCCGGGATGACTCTGACCGACTTGCCGGCCACCGTGCAGATGTGCATCATGGAGCGTCTGTCGGACGGCCGGGACCTGGTCAGCTTGGGCGAGGGGTGTCCGGAAATGGGGGCGCTGACTGAGGACCGGCTGCTGTGGAAGAAGCTCTGCCAGTACCatttcacagacagacag ATTCGAAAGCGCCTGATGGTGTCTGAAAAAGGTCACCTGGAGTGGAAGAAGATGTACTTCAAGCTGAGCCGCTGCTACCCTCTGAGAGAGCAGTACAGCGACACCCTGCACTTCTGCACTCACTGCCACATCCTCTTCTGGAAG GACACGAACCATCCCTGCACCGCCAACAACCCCGACAGCTGCACGGTCGCCCTCTCGCCACAAGACTTCATCGACCTTTTCCACTTCTGA